The genomic region AAGGGCGGGCCGAGAATGCCGCCTGATCCTGGGAGGCTTCGGGATCTGGCGGCGTCCTTTCTCTGCGCTCTCTGCGGTCTTGAGCGAAGCGGGCGAGAGGCAAGTCTTTGATGCTTCGCATCCCGTCTGCGACGGGAGGGTAATGCACCACAAACGGGACTGCCTTTTTAGACGATGAAGGGCGTCTTCTTGGAATTATATTATATCATATGATAACTTATGATTGATTATTTATCATAACGTGGTATAATGAATCTGTAGCAGGAATTCTATCAAGGGGCGGGTAGTGACTGAGGAGAAGCGGGAGGCAGTCAAGGCATTCCTGAGGGTTTTCAAGAAGGTTGCGCAGGAGCAGGGCATCTACTTTGTCACGCGAGAGGGTTTCATGGAAGCCATGGAATGGTTGGGTTTTACGAAAGCCAACTGCCGTGATGAGATCTTGAACCTCACCGTCGACGATTACTGCGAGGGGCCGGGCCCAGACAGGGACATGCCCGGTGAAGTGTGGGTCTTTGGGATAAACACGAGTGGTACAGACATATATATCAAGCTGAAACTGGCGCCGGTCAGGTCGCAAACCATAGCGAAGTGCCTGTCGTTTCACCCGGCAAAACATCCGCTTCGTTTCCCTTTCAGAGATGAAAAGAAAGGAGAGAAGAAATGAGAATCATCTGCCCATACTGCGAAGACGTTAAGGACGTGGAGGTGGTCAACGCCACTGAAGAGATCAAGGTGAAAGGCGAGCGCATAGAAGTTCCCGTCACCTATTACAAGTGCTCGGCCTGCGGCGAAACTTTCGACGACCCCAAGGCTGGCGGGGATCCTCTGGAAAAGGCCTATACGGAGTACCGCTCCCGGCACGGGATGCTCCAGCCCTGG from Syntrophorhabdus sp. harbors:
- a CDS encoding type II toxin-antitoxin system MqsR family toxin translates to MTEEKREAVKAFLRVFKKVAQEQGIYFVTREGFMEAMEWLGFTKANCRDEILNLTVDDYCEGPGPDRDMPGEVWVFGINTSGTDIYIKLKLAPVRSQTIAKCLSFHPAKHPLRFPFRDEKKGEKK